A genomic stretch from Cydia amplana chromosome 1, ilCydAmpl1.1, whole genome shotgun sequence includes:
- the LOC134653286 gene encoding uncharacterized protein LOC134653286, giving the protein MGEVTSLRAMPKVVMLLCLLAGAHQASAGCKHCSQTVGKEEKAMFRTHSDACLATSKVDPAQVDALSRGEFLDTPQLRAHVHCVLMKCKVVGKDGKLQKTAVLDKLAVRGNGKDVAKILENCAEHQYGDTPEDLTWNLFRCAYNKKAILFDYMPNAMSTLQA; this is encoded by the exons ATGGGGGAGGTCACCAGCTTGAGAGCCATGCCGAAGGTGGTGATGCTGCTCTGCCTGCTGGCCGGAGCTCACCAG GCTTCAGCGGGTTGTAAACATTGCTCA CAGACCGTAGGCAAGGAAGAGAAGGCCATGTTCCGCACCCACTCGGACGCCTGCTTGGCCACGTCCAAAGTGGACCCCGCGCAAGTGGATGCTCTGAGTCGTGGGGAATTCCTGGACACACCCCAGCTGAGGGCGCACGTGCACTGCGTGCTGATGAAGTGTAAGGTGGTCGGCAAAGACGGCAAGCTGCAGAAAACGGCCGTCCTTGACAAGCTCGCTGTGCGTGGGAACGGAAAGGATGTTGCTAAG ATCCTGGAGAACTGCGCCGAGCACCAGTATGGTGACACGCCGGAGGACCTGACCTGGAACCTATTCCGATGCGCCTACAACAAGAAAGCTATTCTCTTCGACTACATGCCCAACGCAATGAGCACTCTGCAAGCATAG